Proteins co-encoded in one Bacillus infantis NRRL B-14911 genomic window:
- the fliY gene encoding flagellar motor switch phosphatase FliY, whose product MMSDDMLSQDEIDALLRGTDDTEEDDIFSVEDYLSMMEQDALGEIGNISFGSSATALSTLLNQKVEITTPTVSVILKRKLQEEFPHPYVAIQVSYTEGFSGSNLLVIKQSDAAIIADLMLGGDGLNPADLLGEIQLSAVQEAMNQMMGSAATSMSTIFSKRVDISPPSIDFLDVQQGEGTDRIPDDDMLVKVSFRLKIGDLIDSSIMQVVPLEFAKRLVEELMNPGAQAENPAADLSKPDPVQAQEPAFHQPPAEPVPDMAAAPPGYGQGTAQYSGMETQTQRPAAQAAPQHLGAHYPGGQPPQVQPAVFSNFEPQQLQESETKNLNMLLDIPLQVTVELGRTKRSVKDILELSAGSIIELDKLAGEPVDILVNSRLIAKGEVVVIEENFGVRVTDIISQSDRIKNLR is encoded by the coding sequence ATGATGAGTGACGATATGCTCTCGCAAGATGAAATAGATGCCCTTTTAAGAGGAACCGACGACACAGAGGAAGACGATATTTTTTCAGTTGAAGATTACCTATCCATGATGGAACAGGATGCGCTTGGTGAAATCGGGAATATCTCTTTTGGCAGTTCTGCTACTGCTTTATCTACACTTTTGAATCAAAAGGTTGAAATAACAACCCCGACTGTTTCTGTCATATTAAAAAGAAAGCTTCAAGAGGAGTTTCCGCACCCGTATGTGGCCATCCAGGTCAGCTATACAGAAGGATTCTCAGGAAGCAATCTGCTTGTCATTAAACAATCAGATGCTGCAATCATTGCAGATCTCATGCTGGGCGGAGACGGATTGAACCCCGCAGATCTGCTTGGCGAAATCCAGCTGAGCGCCGTGCAGGAAGCAATGAACCAGATGATGGGTTCCGCTGCAACTTCCATGTCCACCATTTTCAGCAAACGGGTTGATATTTCGCCACCATCCATTGATTTTCTGGATGTGCAGCAAGGGGAAGGGACAGATAGGATTCCAGATGACGATATGCTTGTAAAGGTATCTTTCAGGCTGAAAATTGGGGATCTGATTGATTCAAGCATCATGCAGGTGGTCCCGCTGGAATTTGCTAAAAGGCTGGTTGAAGAGCTTATGAATCCGGGGGCGCAGGCTGAAAACCCGGCTGCAGATTTGAGCAAGCCTGACCCTGTGCAGGCACAGGAGCCAGCATTCCATCAACCGCCGGCAGAACCAGTGCCGGATATGGCAGCAGCCCCTCCCGGCTATGGACAGGGAACTGCGCAATACTCCGGCATGGAAACACAGACGCAGCGTCCGGCTGCCCAGGCGGCTCCCCAGCATCTTGGGGCCCATTATCCAGGCGGACAGCCGCCGCAGGTTCAGCCTGCTGTATTTTCAAACTTTGAGCCTCAGCAGCTTCAGGAGTCTGAAACAAAGAATCTGAATATGCTCCTGGATATTCCTTTGCAGGTGACAGTAGAGCTGGGCAGGACAAAGCGTTCTGTTAAAGATATACTGGAGCTTTCCGCGGGATCTATCATCGAACTGGACAAGCTTGCAGGAGAACCGGTAGATATTCTTGTCAACAGCCGCCTGATTGCAAAAGGTGAAGTGGTTGTTATTGAAGAGAACTTTGGTGTCAGGGTCACAGATATCATCAGCCAGAGCGACAGGATCAAAAATTTAAGATAA